In a single window of the Oscillospiraceae bacterium genome:
- a CDS encoding zinc ribbon domain-containing protein, which translates to MFLIFGVSQNEKQLNFRQRVICKCCGQFGLVTVWMRYTYFTLFFIPFFKWDKHYYAGMSCCAKTCEISPELGRAVETGKVTELNLDDLKFDCRQSDEPPVHRCPNCGYMTGEIFESCPKCGKPFPR; encoded by the coding sequence ATGTTTCTGATATTCGGCGTCAGCCAAAATGAAAAACAATTGAATTTCAGACAGCGGGTCATCTGCAAATGCTGCGGACAATTCGGGCTTGTCACCGTATGGATGCGATATACTTATTTCACACTGTTTTTCATCCCCTTTTTCAAATGGGATAAACACTATTACGCCGGAATGTCCTGCTGCGCGAAGACCTGTGAGATCAGCCCCGAACTCGGCCGCGCCGTCGAAACCGGAAAAGTCACCGAACTGAACCTCGATGACTTAAAGTTTGACTGCAGGCAATCGGATGAGCCCCCTGTTCACCGATGCCCGAACTGCGGCTATATGACCGGTGAAATTTTCGAATCCTGCCCGAAATGCGGGAAGCCGTTTCCGCGGTAA
- a CDS encoding helix-turn-helix transcriptional regulator, whose product METLGNRIARLRKRKEITQDELAEYMGISPQAVSKWENDITCPDITALPKLADYFNVTVDELLRGESQDKVKVVAKNERGDPSGAVFRLKVLTTKGDKVNINLPLMLLKSATDSGMDLGSITGKSWLGQIDLGNIVSAAESGILGKFLEVESADGDIVEGWIEL is encoded by the coding sequence ATGGAAACACTGGGCAACCGCATCGCGCGTCTGCGCAAACGCAAGGAAATCACACAGGACGAACTCGCCGAATATATGGGCATCTCCCCTCAGGCGGTCAGCAAATGGGAAAACGACATCACCTGCCCCGACATCACCGCGCTTCCGAAACTGGCCGATTATTTTAACGTCACGGTCGATGAACTGCTGCGCGGGGAATCGCAGGATAAGGTCAAAGTCGTTGCGAAAAACGAACGGGGCGACCCCTCCGGTGCCGTCTTTCGTCTTAAGGTGCTTACCACCAAAGGGGATAAAGTAAACATCAATCTGCCTCTGATGTTGTTAAAATCAGCCACCGATTCGGGAATGGACTTGGGATCGATCACCGGAAAAAGCTGGTTGGGACAAATTGATCTCGGAAATATCGTCTCCGCCGCCGAAAGCGGAATCCTCGGAAAATTCCTGGAAGTTGAATCAGCTGACGGCGATATTGTCGAGGGCTGGATCGAATTATGA